In one window of Shewanella goraebulensis DNA:
- a CDS encoding DNA-3-methyladenine glycosylase I: protein MATLEKFSDIFDRAAERKGGAKALGLLMPQTLDADEIGQFTDAQLLSAMSKQVFQSGFVWRVVENKWPAYEEAFFNFEPFKVLMLSPDQIQERATDATLIRHQKKTQSIVDNAYMVQQLAAEHGSFAEFIANWPEDDITGLWQVLKKKGSRLGGNTGPYFLRTVGKDTFLLTNDVQSYLKANKVVDAGFTSQTALRQAQAAFNHWQQESGLSQAQISRIISLGVGDNRV, encoded by the coding sequence GTGGCCACATTAGAGAAGTTTAGCGATATTTTTGACCGCGCAGCCGAACGTAAAGGTGGTGCTAAAGCGCTAGGCTTATTAATGCCGCAAACATTAGATGCTGATGAGATTGGGCAATTTACCGATGCCCAATTGCTATCTGCAATGAGCAAGCAAGTGTTTCAAAGTGGCTTTGTTTGGCGAGTGGTTGAGAATAAATGGCCTGCTTATGAAGAAGCCTTCTTTAACTTTGAGCCTTTTAAAGTTTTAATGTTGTCTCCTGATCAAATTCAAGAGCGTGCCACAGATGCCACGCTTATTCGTCATCAAAAGAAAACCCAATCCATTGTTGATAATGCTTATATGGTGCAGCAATTGGCAGCAGAGCATGGCAGCTTCGCTGAGTTTATTGCTAACTGGCCAGAAGATGACATTACTGGGCTTTGGCAAGTACTGAAGAAAAAAGGCAGTCGCTTGGGTGGTAATACAGGGCCTTATTTTTTGCGCACGGTTGGTAAAGATACCTTTTTATTGACCAACGATGTGCAATCTTATTTAAAAGCCAATAAGGTCGTTGATGCAGGTTTTACCTCGCAAACTGCGCTAAGACAGGCGCAAGCAGCGTTTAACCATTGGCAACAAGAGTCTGGCTTAAGCCAAGCTCAAATCAGCCGTATCATTTCATTAGGAGTGGGTGACAATCGCGTCTAA
- a CDS encoding TetR/AcrR family transcriptional regulator yields the protein MPTEKMTLSQKKRAAIINAAKVTFTEFGVAATSMDKLAEVAGVSKRTVYNHFDTKEAIVMNLMADLWDRSFKHNVAEYQSNTPLLEQLSEVVFKEINFISSHEYIELTRMAIGHFFYTPESMNQEFQRVKKQESATMRWIRAAMADKKISVTNEELALQQIHSLIKGSCFWPQVMQFADRLNHDEQQEIANEVAKMFLCRYQNAST from the coding sequence ATGCCGACTGAAAAAATGACTTTGAGCCAAAAAAAACGTGCTGCCATCATCAACGCAGCCAAAGTGACCTTCACTGAGTTTGGTGTTGCTGCAACCAGTATGGACAAGCTGGCCGAAGTTGCCGGCGTGTCTAAGCGCACGGTTTACAATCACTTTGACACTAAAGAAGCGATCGTTATGAACTTAATGGCTGATCTATGGGACCGCTCTTTCAAACATAATGTTGCAGAATACCAAAGCAATACACCTTTGCTTGAGCAGTTATCGGAAGTGGTATTTAAAGAAATCAATTTTATCAGTAGCCATGAGTACATAGAGCTGACACGTATGGCTATTGGGCATTTTTTCTATACACCAGAGTCCATGAACCAAGAGTTTCAACGTGTTAAAAAGCAAGAAAGCGCCACAATGCGCTGGATAAGAGCAGCCATGGCCGACAAAAAGATTTCAGTCACTAATGAGGAATTGGCGCTACAGCAAATACATAGCTTGATTAAAGGAAGTTGTTTTTGGCCTCAAGTCATGCAATTTGCTGACAGACTTAACCATGATGAGCAGCAAGAAATAGCCAATGAAGTCGCCAAAATGTTTTTGTGTCGCTATCAAAATGCATCAACTTAG